A genomic segment from Nicotiana sylvestris chromosome 1, ASM39365v2, whole genome shotgun sequence encodes:
- the LOC138872070 gene encoding uncharacterized protein — protein sequence MDLFLDVRDEEAASSFRGTVLEVLAMATKKFLFLEKGSKELGTKERGQMTNDNGNQVVPMVTANASTSQTPALAPAEKPKKISGLDFKQWQQKIFFYLTTLSLQKFIKEVVSVLPEETPENERFLVIEAWKHSDFLCKSYVLSGLEDDLYNVYSGVETSKELWIALEKKYKTEDAELKKFIAAKFLDYKMVDSKSIITQVKELQVIIHDLLAEGINRFNTDVKSSNFSIFINRIFIESLIINETFKVAVMIEKLPHLWKDFKIYLKHKHKEMSLEDLIVQFRIEENNKAAKKRGRENSTIMGANIIEDTSQNKRKR from the exons ATGGATTTATTCTTGGATGTTCGAGATGAAGAGGCAGCCTCATCTTTCCGAGGCACTGTCTTGGAGGTTCTGGCCATGGCAACCAAAAAGTTTCTTTTTCTCGAGAAGGGAAGCAAGGAATTAGGAACAAAAGAAAGGGGGC aaatgactaatgataacGGAAACCAAGTTGTTCCGATGGTGACTGCCAATGCGTCAACAAGCCAAACACCGGCATTGGCACCGGCGGAGAAACCCAAAAAAATTTCCGGGTTAGATTTCAAGCAGTGGCAGCAGAAGATATTTTTCTACTTGACTACTTTAAGTCTGCAGAAGTTCATTAAGGAAGTTGTTTCTGTTCTGCCCGaagaaactccagagaatgaacgctttctcgtgattgaggcgtggaagcattctgattttCTATGCAAGAGTTATGTTCTTAGTGGACTGGAGGACGATTTGTATAATGtctacagtggcgtggagacgtcaaaagaattgtggattgcacttgaaaaaaaatacaaaactgaagatgccgaGTTAAAGAAATTCATTGCCGCtaagtttttggactacaaaatggtagatagcaagtctatTATTACCCAAGTcaaggaattgcaagtgattattcatgatctccttgctgaaggtataaatcGATTTAATACTGATGTTAAAAGTagtaattttagtatttttattAACAGAATTTTCATTGAAAGTCTTATCATCAATGAAACATTCAAAGTAGCAgtgatgattgagaagttgcctcatttatggaaggacttcaaaatctacttgaaacacaaacacAAGGAGATGtcgcttgaagatctcattgttcagtTCAGAATCGAAGAGAACAATAAAGCTGCTAAAAAGAGAGGCCGtgaaaactcaacaataatgggagcaaacattattgaggatacttctcaaaataagagaaagaggtAG